In a genomic window of Methanogenium sp. S4BF:
- a CDS encoding chemotaxis protein CheD: MEKINAADSRGINVGIGEYIIKNTHISSIGLGSCVAFILYDRKFKLGGLAHVMLPESNGRIERPGKFADTAVPHLIREMEKCGSSKRSLSASLVGGASMFEQFKGNLDIGKRNVAALKKYLDEMHIPIESEDTGGTSGRSVNFYPEDGGKITVRRADGKCYEL, translated from the coding sequence ATGGAAAAAATAAATGCAGCTGATTCAAGGGGAATAAATGTTGGAATAGGAGAATACATAATAAAAAATACACATATTTCATCAATCGGGCTTGGATCCTGTGTTGCATTTATTCTGTATGACAGAAAATTCAAATTAGGCGGCCTGGCACATGTGATGCTGCCTGAGAGTAATGGCAGAATTGAACGCCCGGGAAAATTTGCTGATACAGCAGTCCCGCATCTTATCCGTGAAATGGAAAAATGCGGCTCTTCAAAGAGGAGTTTATCCGCATCTCTGGTCGGGGGGGCAAGTATGTTTGAGCAGTTCAAAGGGAATCTGGATATTGGAAAGAGAAATGTAGCTGCCCTGAAAAAATATCTTGACGAAATGCATATTCCCATTGAATCCGAGGATACCGGTGGAACGTCCGGAAGATCTGTGAATTTTTATCCGGAAGACGGGGGTAAAATAACCGTTCGAAGGGCAGATGGCAAATGTTACGAGCTTTAA
- the cyaB gene encoding class IV adenylate cyclase, whose amino-acid sequence MSSVIEVETKIAVSNLSEIADRLLSLGATDLGGSVQQDTYLNAPHCDYARTDEALRVRETECGTEITYKGPKTQASGLKARKEITLSVASAQDAIALLTATGFFVSAVVRKERNEYQYGGTTISLDNVEGLGTYMEIEVLTDADVSAANTKIESVKKELNISGAHIPESYLELLLAKG is encoded by the coding sequence ATGAGCTCTGTAATTGAAGTTGAAACCAAAATTGCGGTATCAAATCTTTCTGAAATCGCAGACCGTCTCCTTTCTCTGGGTGCAACCGACCTTGGAGGGTCTGTTCAGCAGGATACCTACCTGAATGCACCGCACTGCGATTATGCACGCACCGATGAGGCGCTTCGTGTCCGTGAGACGGAATGCGGCACCGAAATAACGTATAAAGGTCCGAAAACTCAGGCCAGCGGGTTAAAGGCACGCAAAGAGATTACCCTCTCCGTTGCATCCGCACAGGATGCTATTGCTCTTCTGACTGCCACCGGTTTTTTCGTGAGTGCCGTTGTCAGAAAAGAACGGAATGAATACCAATACGGCGGCACAACGATTTCTCTTGACAATGTTGAAGGGCTGGGCACCTATATGGAAATTGAAGTGCTGACTGATGCAGACGTCTCTGCTGCAAATACAAAAATTGAATCCGTAAAAAAAGAGCTGAATATTTCCGGGGCACACATACCGGAATCCTATCTTGAACTGCTGCTCGCTAAAGGGTGA
- a CDS encoding chemotaxis protein CheA gives MAEDDTYRKLFVAESIENHENIVNNLLILENGSDDTAIDEIFRAAHTLKGMSASMGFDEMETLCHSMEDVLHLIRSGERSVDKDLIDILLACTDRIEEMLEDIEAGGDSSSFDSRELAGKLKLLISEENEIHEEEPEPHSQTDATPLDKPQEYSYHISLTVDESSHMKDIRALLALENLKEVAEIISSSPSVEMLESSDSDFSGILSLYILTDSDEEIIRKAAMVSEIKEITIVPYSSAQEGISGEGMRSDNALKSTNNLYKITVMVSEDSDLGDVRALIAYQNLADIGQIISSEPSPEDLDDGKFSGILTVILHSDAGPDALHDAASGVDIQNVRVEPFVQEEETKMNIFSGSESRDPEESDQINPEKMPKKSKKKEVQNLRVDIHRLDQMMNLVEDLVITGGRLRQIAHQYNSKEMDEALNMVSRSVSDLQNLMMNIRMIPLNQIFNRFPRVVRDVAVHDGKEVEFIMTGGETELDRSVIDGLGDPLLHLIRNAVNHGIETPEQRIKAGKDPKGTVVLSAWREKGNVLIRLKDDGGGISPDAVLSKALSKGLIAPEQAKGLSREEIINILFQPGFSTAEEITDISGRGVGLDVVKSAIESLKGTINVESEEGKGSTFTLVLPPTMAIIEVMMVRINGKRCAIPIAAVVEVARIDRKAISRIGKSEAIPFRGDVLQIHHLNEMFKGESSGDIVVVIQYQDTKCCIPVDVVEGQQEVVVKPLSNVIGSCKGVSGVTIPGDGDVVPILDVNSMI, from the coding sequence ATGGCTGAAGATGACACATACCGGAAACTCTTTGTGGCTGAATCCATTGAAAACCATGAGAATATTGTAAATAATCTCTTAATTCTTGAAAATGGTTCCGATGATACCGCAATAGATGAGATCTTCCGGGCTGCCCATACCCTGAAAGGAATGTCAGCATCAATGGGATTTGATGAGATGGAAACACTTTGCCATTCCATGGAAGATGTTTTACATCTTATTCGAAGTGGTGAGCGTAGTGTCGATAAAGATCTTATTGATATACTTCTTGCATGCACTGACAGAATTGAAGAGATGCTTGAGGATATTGAAGCGGGTGGAGACAGTTCCTCTTTTGATTCCCGTGAATTAGCCGGAAAGCTGAAATTACTGATATCAGAAGAGAATGAGATCCACGAAGAGGAACCTGAACCGCATTCCCAGACAGATGCGACTCCTCTGGATAAACCACAGGAATATTCTTATCACATTTCTCTGACCGTTGATGAATCCAGTCATATGAAGGATATCCGTGCACTTCTTGCTCTTGAGAATCTCAAAGAGGTTGCAGAGATCATCAGTTCCAGTCCATCTGTTGAGATGCTGGAGTCATCGGACTCAGATTTCAGCGGCATACTCTCGCTTTATATTCTGACGGACTCTGATGAAGAGATTATCCGGAAGGCAGCGATGGTTTCTGAAATAAAAGAGATCACCATTGTGCCATATTCATCAGCACAGGAAGGGATTTCCGGTGAGGGGATGCGGTCAGATAATGCCTTAAAATCTACAAATAATCTCTATAAAATCACGGTTATGGTCTCTGAAGACAGTGACCTGGGTGATGTACGGGCATTGATTGCATATCAGAACCTCGCTGACATCGGGCAGATTATTTCCTCTGAACCATCCCCTGAAGATCTTGATGACGGAAAGTTTTCCGGAATTCTGACGGTCATTCTTCATTCAGATGCCGGTCCGGATGCATTGCATGATGCGGCATCGGGTGTTGATATTCAGAATGTACGGGTCGAACCATTTGTACAGGAAGAAGAGACCAAAATGAACATTTTCTCAGGTTCTGAGAGCAGAGATCCGGAAGAGAGTGACCAGATAAACCCGGAGAAAATGCCGAAAAAATCAAAAAAGAAAGAGGTGCAGAATCTCAGGGTTGATATTCACCGGTTAGACCAGATGATGAATCTGGTAGAGGATCTGGTCATTACCGGAGGCAGGCTTCGGCAGATTGCCCACCAGTATAACAGCAAAGAGATGGATGAAGCACTCAATATGGTCAGCCGTTCTGTTTCTGATTTGCAAAATCTGATGATGAATATCCGTATGATTCCTCTCAACCAGATCTTTAACCGCTTTCCCCGTGTTGTCAGAGACGTTGCGGTGCATGATGGCAAAGAGGTGGAATTTATCATGACCGGAGGAGAGACTGAACTGGACAGAAGCGTTATCGACGGACTGGGTGATCCACTCCTTCATCTGATTCGAAATGCGGTAAACCATGGTATTGAGACTCCCGAACAGAGAATCAAAGCAGGGAAAGATCCAAAAGGGACTGTTGTTCTCTCTGCATGGAGAGAAAAAGGGAATGTCCTCATCAGACTGAAAGATGATGGAGGTGGGATCTCCCCGGACGCAGTTCTGTCGAAGGCCTTATCTAAGGGTCTTATTGCGCCTGAACAAGCGAAAGGCCTCTCCCGGGAAGAAATTATTAATATCCTCTTTCAGCCGGGTTTTTCCACTGCAGAAGAGATTACGGATATCAGTGGGCGGGGTGTCGGTCTGGATGTGGTTAAAAGCGCCATTGAATCGTTGAAAGGAACAATCAACGTCGAAAGTGAAGAAGGGAAGGGATCGACCTTCACGCTGGTTCTTCCGCCTACGATGGCAATAATTGAAGTGATGATGGTCCGGATTAACGGAAAGCGGTGTGCAATTCCCATTGCCGCGGTTGTTGAAGTGGCACGCATTGACCGCAAGGCGATTAGCCGGATCGGAAAGAGTGAAGCCATCCCGTTCAGGGGAGATGTGCTTCAGATTCATCATCTGAATGAAATGTTTAAAGGAGAAAGCAGCGGCGATATTGTTGTCGTGATACAATATCAGGACACAAAATGCTGCATCCCGGTTGATGTAGTAGAAGGACAGCAGGAAGTCGTTGTCAAACCGCTGAGCAATGTAATCGGATCATGTAAAGGGGTAAGCGGAGTCACAATTCCAGGTGATGGAGACGTGGTTCCCATTCTCGATGTAAATTCAATGATATAA
- the rqcH gene encoding ribosome rescue protein RqcH codes for MANLKGMSGLDIHAMVSEAQGFLPLWIGKTYQYDTGLFGIRLNGQDKQKYSLIIEIGKRVHFTSSLPAATPNPSGYSMFLRKYCNGGRVLGISQPGIERVIDIEIGKSDNRFHLIVELFDEGNIILTDGDYTIIQPLKKHRFKDRNVFGGETYTLTESSVPASEEEFAAILQASDADTVRTLATQFLMGGKFAEEACKMAGVSKSEPALSAPADKLFAAYAAILKKTEDERSPCITKSGCWPFLLGNETPVETFASFTQALDQYFPRGKELITPPKPKLTREENIRKRQLDAIASFEKKIERYETIVDALYLHYTFVQDVLSTLKNASASASWQDIEKILKESKSESAAAIKTIYPAESAIDLEIDGKIVKLFVQETIEVNADRYYELAKKFKKKRKGAFAAMERMIVSPKKQKKVIPLRKKKWYHRFRWCYTSDGILMVGGKDAGTNEEVVKKYLQGGDTFVHADVHGGSVIILKGDTDKMNEVAQFAASYSNAWKNGHLTADVYAASPEQVSKTPESGEYVSRGAFVIRGERTYIRNVGLGVAIGLQTTPELGVIGGPVDAVKSRAEHYVVLRPGRFEPNDVAKKILRILRDKYGDDWKSMKNVLNSESIAAFVPPGGSDITEEL; via the coding sequence ATGGCGAATTTAAAGGGAATGAGTGGGCTTGATATTCATGCCATGGTATCAGAAGCCCAGGGTTTCCTCCCTTTGTGGATAGGAAAAACCTACCAATATGATACAGGGCTGTTTGGAATTCGTCTCAATGGTCAGGATAAGCAGAAATATTCACTTATCATCGAAATCGGAAAACGAGTGCATTTCACGTCATCCCTCCCTGCAGCAACACCAAATCCATCCGGATATTCAATGTTTCTGCGGAAATACTGCAATGGCGGAAGGGTGCTTGGCATCTCACAACCCGGAATCGAACGGGTTATAGATATTGAAATCGGAAAGAGTGATAACCGGTTTCACCTGATTGTAGAACTCTTTGATGAAGGCAATATCATCCTGACGGACGGGGATTACACCATTATTCAGCCACTGAAAAAACATCGGTTCAAAGACCGGAACGTTTTCGGTGGTGAGACATACACCCTCACAGAAAGTTCAGTCCCGGCATCTGAAGAGGAATTTGCTGCTATTCTTCAGGCTTCTGATGCCGATACGGTCAGGACGCTCGCCACACAGTTCCTCATGGGTGGTAAATTTGCGGAAGAAGCATGTAAAATGGCCGGAGTCAGCAAATCAGAACCGGCCCTCAGCGCCCCCGCAGACAAACTGTTCGCGGCCTATGCAGCGATTCTGAAAAAAACAGAAGATGAACGCAGCCCCTGCATCACAAAATCCGGATGCTGGCCGTTTCTGCTGGGAAATGAAACCCCGGTTGAGACATTTGCGTCCTTTACGCAAGCCCTTGATCAGTATTTCCCCCGCGGGAAAGAGCTGATCACCCCGCCAAAACCCAAACTCACCCGTGAGGAGAATATCCGAAAGCGCCAGCTGGATGCGATCGCGTCATTCGAAAAGAAGATTGAACGGTATGAAACGATTGTTGATGCGCTGTATCTGCATTATACGTTTGTTCAGGACGTCCTCTCAACCCTTAAAAATGCCAGTGCCTCTGCATCCTGGCAGGACATCGAGAAAATCCTGAAAGAGAGCAAAAGCGAGTCGGCTGCAGCCATTAAGACGATATACCCTGCTGAGAGTGCGATTGACCTTGAAATTGACGGAAAGATTGTCAAACTTTTTGTTCAGGAGACTATTGAAGTCAACGCCGACCGGTATTACGAACTGGCAAAGAAATTTAAGAAGAAGCGAAAGGGCGCATTTGCAGCGATGGAACGCATGATCGTTTCGCCAAAAAAGCAGAAAAAAGTGATCCCTCTCCGGAAGAAGAAGTGGTACCACCGGTTCCGCTGGTGCTATACATCAGACGGAATACTGATGGTCGGCGGGAAAGATGCCGGGACAAATGAAGAGGTCGTAAAGAAATACCTCCAGGGGGGCGACACCTTTGTCCACGCCGATGTGCATGGCGGCAGTGTGATCATTCTCAAGGGCGATACGGATAAAATGAATGAAGTCGCCCAGTTTGCCGCTTCATATTCAAATGCCTGGAAAAACGGCCATTTGACAGCGGATGTATATGCTGCGTCTCCGGAACAGGTGAGTAAGACTCCGGAGTCCGGAGAATATGTCTCACGCGGTGCGTTTGTCATCAGGGGGGAGCGGACCTATATACGCAACGTGGGCCTTGGTGTGGCAATCGGCCTGCAGACAACGCCGGAGTTAGGTGTCATCGGGGGTCCGGTAGATGCAGTGAAAAGCAGGGCAGAACACTATGTTGTTCTCCGGCCGGGACGATTTGAGCCAAATGACGTTGCCAAAAAAATACTCCGGATACTGCGGGATAAATACGGAGATGACTGGAAATCAATGAAAAATGTGCTGAATTCGGAAAGTATTGCTGCATTTGTTCCGCCGGGCGGGTCTGACATTACTGAAGAGCTATGA
- a CDS encoding mRNA surveillance protein pelota: MKAEYDGLKNSDGEIRLFPESIDDLWHIKHLIRTGDLIFADTFRSLDSQTDKTRPEKAEKKPVRLGIRVEKTEFHPDSLRLRISGVIEQGPDTGFYHTINLESGREISVIKIWTPVERERIERAVTVSTTGIVHIAAIEEGEAQIFRIRQYGPEYVMKITAGSGKREGVDARRAFFEEIYQSLSSVTGSIVIAGPGFVKEDFLAYLTRTDPDMAGRMLTAETRRTGRGAVQEVIGQGILERITQDLQLGREVTLMDELLSRMSGTGPAAYGIDEVATAVQYGAVSDILVVDIKINEEAINRLLESADSMRAKITVFSSEFEPGKQLGAIGGIAALLRFPIQ, translated from the coding sequence ATGAAAGCGGAATATGACGGCCTCAAAAATTCAGACGGGGAAATACGGCTGTTCCCGGAATCAATCGATGATCTCTGGCATATCAAACACCTCATCAGAACCGGAGATCTCATTTTCGCTGATACCTTCAGGAGCCTTGATTCCCAGACAGACAAAACCCGTCCGGAAAAGGCCGAGAAGAAGCCGGTCCGTCTTGGCATACGGGTGGAAAAGACAGAATTTCACCCCGATTCTCTCAGGCTGAGAATCTCAGGGGTGATTGAACAGGGTCCTGACACCGGCTTTTACCATACCATCAATCTTGAGTCAGGGCGGGAAATATCTGTCATTAAAATCTGGACGCCGGTGGAACGGGAGCGAATCGAGCGGGCAGTCACCGTATCGACAACCGGTATCGTACATATCGCAGCCATTGAAGAAGGAGAAGCGCAGATATTCCGTATCCGCCAGTACGGGCCTGAATATGTGATGAAAATAACCGCAGGAAGCGGAAAACGTGAGGGCGTGGATGCCAGACGTGCGTTTTTTGAAGAGATATACCAATCACTCTCCTCTGTCACCGGGTCGATTGTTATCGCAGGGCCGGGTTTTGTAAAAGAGGATTTTCTGGCATATCTCACCAGAACCGATCCTGATATGGCCGGTCGTATGCTTACGGCTGAAACACGCAGAACCGGTCGGGGTGCTGTACAGGAAGTTATCGGGCAGGGAATACTGGAACGGATAACACAGGACCTTCAGCTGGGACGGGAGGTAACCCTGATGGATGAACTGCTCAGCAGGATGTCGGGGACAGGCCCTGCTGCATACGGCATCGATGAGGTTGCCACAGCCGTTCAGTATGGTGCTGTTTCAGATATTCTTGTTGTGGACATCAAAATAAATGAGGAGGCCATCAACCGTCTGCTTGAATCCGCCGACTCAATGCGTGCAAAGATAACCGTATTCTCCTCAGAATTCGAACCTGGAAAACAGCTGGGAGCGATTGGGGGAATTGCCGCACTGCTGCGTTTTCCCATTCAGTAA
- the cheB gene encoding chemotaxis-specific protein-glutamate methyltransferase CheB, translating to MLRVLIVDDSVFIRTVLSDLLNRAPDIEVIGTACNGIEALPMIAELKPDVITLDIQMPQMDGIETLKEINKQSYRPKILVLSTLTSRDAELTYTALRLGADDFMLKPRNISKMRGIENELTAKLQQLISISETKKCVPNTDIPAENLVLIGSSAGGPPMLDQLFSNLKGEQNAAFVITQHMPEGFTAALAERLNRICPMPVKETESGDILTNGHVYLSKGGYHTVISRHIDGRGHQGGQIILTKSAPVHAVRPAVDITFSSAAKVFGKNCLSVILSGMGNDAGEGALAIKNAGGRNIVVREEDCLVYGMARSALKRDCIDKVVPLNRMHREIMKSIAQKE from the coding sequence CAGGGTTCTTATCGTCGATGACTCAGTATTCATCCGGACTGTTTTATCAGACTTACTTAACCGTGCTCCGGATATCGAAGTAATCGGAACAGCATGTAATGGTATCGAAGCACTTCCGATGATAGCGGAGCTGAAGCCGGATGTGATAACGCTTGATATTCAGATGCCTCAGATGGATGGGATTGAAACCCTGAAGGAGATAAATAAGCAGTCATACCGGCCAAAAATTCTGGTCTTAAGCACACTTACTTCGCGGGATGCTGAACTGACATACACGGCTTTGCGTCTGGGTGCTGATGATTTCATGCTGAAACCACGCAACATCTCGAAGATGCGGGGTATTGAGAATGAATTGACAGCCAAATTACAACAGCTGATCAGTATCTCAGAGACAAAGAAATGTGTGCCGAATACGGATATTCCTGCAGAGAATCTGGTTTTAATCGGTTCATCTGCAGGAGGCCCTCCCATGCTGGACCAGCTGTTTTCTAATCTGAAAGGAGAACAGAACGCGGCATTTGTAATTACGCAGCATATGCCGGAAGGGTTTACCGCAGCTCTTGCAGAACGGCTTAACAGAATCTGTCCAATGCCTGTTAAAGAGACAGAAAGCGGTGACATCCTTACCAACGGACATGTCTACCTCTCTAAAGGCGGCTACCATACGGTAATTTCACGGCATATTGATGGGAGGGGCCACCAGGGCGGACAGATAATACTGACAAAATCAGCTCCGGTCCATGCCGTTCGTCCTGCAGTAGATATTACCTTCTCTTCGGCTGCAAAGGTATTTGGAAAGAACTGCCTCTCGGTCATTCTCAGTGGTATGGGAAATGATGCAGGAGAGGGAGCACTTGCAATAAAAAATGCCGGAGGGAGAAATATTGTTGTTCGGGAAGAGGACTGTCTGGTATATGGGATGGCCAGATCTGCATTAAAGCGGGATTGTATTGACAAGGTCGTCCCACTTAACAGAATGCACCGTGAAATTATGAAATCTATCGCACAGAAGGAATAA
- a CDS encoding ribosome biogenesis/translation initiation ATPase RLI, whose translation MRIAVVHRDRCHPIKCGTECILYCPRVRTGDETIIIGEDGKAVISEELCVGCGICIKKCPFDALDIVSLPEELDNPTHRYGTNGFALYGLPIPVEGKVTGILGANGIGKSTAVKILCGQLVPNLGNPEDMANWEGILKQYTGTELFDYLQQVSKSSIKPSLKPQYIDYIPKAFKGTVSELLSSTDERGMLDYYIQELRLESILDRPIGKLSGGELQRIAIAACLSRDADFYFFDEITPFLDIYQRMTAAKLIRELAETRPVVIVEHDLAILDMLADTVHVAYGKPSVFGIITRPKGVRIGINQYLEGFLPEENVRFRDYAVTFETRSHMRDTARQTLIAFPEMEKSYGDTFSLTIAAGEIQAGEVLGLVGANGIGKSTFAKLLAGAEKPDRGEMNKNVKIAYKPQYVKGDSSVSVEFLLRQACRSFDSSYYQHEIIEPLSIIPLLQSPVDQLSGGELQRVSIALCLSQDADLYILDEPSAHLDVEQRVKLARVLRRHAEGREAGIIVIDHDIYLIDMISERMLVFDGTPGVKGAAYGPYDMEDGMNHFLKGLGITFRRDQSGRPRINKPGSYLDREQRAKGTYYYAEISKS comes from the coding sequence ATGCGAATTGCTGTTGTTCATCGTGATCGGTGTCACCCGATAAAATGTGGCACCGAATGTATTTTGTACTGCCCACGGGTCCGGACCGGTGATGAAACGATCATCATCGGAGAGGACGGAAAAGCGGTTATCTCAGAGGAACTGTGTGTCGGCTGTGGTATCTGTATCAAAAAATGTCCGTTTGATGCACTTGACATTGTGAGCCTGCCTGAAGAACTTGATAATCCGACACATCGCTATGGAACAAACGGGTTTGCCCTCTATGGACTGCCGATTCCGGTAGAAGGAAAAGTAACCGGGATTCTTGGAGCAAATGGTATCGGAAAAAGTACGGCAGTCAAGATTCTCTGTGGTCAGCTTGTCCCGAATCTGGGAAACCCGGAGGACATGGCCAACTGGGAAGGGATATTAAAGCAGTATACAGGAACGGAATTATTTGATTACCTCCAGCAGGTTTCAAAGTCTTCCATAAAGCCATCGCTCAAACCCCAGTACATCGACTATATCCCGAAGGCATTTAAGGGAACGGTATCTGAGCTTCTGTCATCAACGGATGAACGCGGGATGCTGGATTATTATATTCAGGAACTGCGTCTGGAATCCATTTTGGATCGTCCGATCGGGAAACTGAGTGGTGGTGAACTGCAGCGTATTGCTATTGCTGCCTGCCTCTCGCGTGATGCAGATTTCTATTTCTTTGATGAAATCACCCCGTTTCTCGATATTTACCAGCGTATGACCGCTGCAAAACTCATCCGGGAACTGGCAGAGACACGTCCGGTAGTCATCGTTGAGCATGACCTTGCCATTCTGGATATGCTCGCAGACACCGTGCATGTCGCCTACGGTAAACCAAGTGTCTTTGGTATCATTACCCGGCCAAAAGGGGTGAGAATTGGTATTAACCAGTATCTGGAAGGATTTTTACCGGAAGAAAATGTGCGGTTCAGGGATTATGCGGTCACCTTTGAGACACGGTCGCACATGCGGGATACCGCCCGTCAGACTCTCATTGCATTTCCCGAGATGGAGAAGAGCTATGGCGATACCTTCTCGTTAACCATTGCTGCCGGAGAAATTCAGGCGGGAGAGGTGCTGGGCCTTGTCGGTGCAAACGGTATCGGAAAAAGTACATTTGCAAAACTGCTTGCCGGTGCAGAAAAACCTGACCGCGGTGAGATGAATAAAAATGTGAAGATTGCATACAAACCGCAGTATGTAAAAGGTGATTCCTCCGTTTCCGTAGAATTCCTTCTGAGACAGGCCTGCCGTTCATTTGATTCTTCATATTATCAGCATGAAATTATCGAACCCCTGTCAATTATCCCCCTTCTGCAGTCACCGGTGGATCAGTTGAGTGGAGGTGAACTGCAGCGGGTTTCTATTGCCCTTTGCCTCTCACAGGATGCCGACCTCTATATTCTGGATGAGCCGAGTGCTCATCTGGATGTTGAACAGAGGGTGAAACTGGCACGGGTTCTGCGCCGGCATGCAGAAGGCAGAGAGGCCGGCATCATTGTCATCGACCATGACATTTACCTCATTGATATGATCAGTGAGCGAATGCTTGTGTTTGACGGCACGCCCGGTGTCAAAGGTGCTGCTTATGGACCCTATGATATGGAGGACGGAATGAACCATTTCCTGAAAGGATTGGGGATAACGTTCAGGAGAGACCAGTCCGGACGACCGCGGATCAATAAACCGGGATCCTATCTTGACAGAGAACAGCGGGCGAAAGGTACCTACTATTATGCAGAAATCTCTAAATCATAG
- a CDS encoding chemotaxis protein CheC codes for MDLSDQQLDMLKEMGNIGASHAATSLSQMLMSEIEMTVPEVAVIDISQIDQYFNEEISAMVVFEIQGEIEPAGYIVYHVPRLSAIRLTNTMLGSTDEDREFSELDESAIIEIGNIMISHFLDATAELLGVVMLPSPPMMSIDMALAAFENILAQVAVDINEIILFSTELKSKNNDISSTIIMLPEEKTLRHILQLLNNLINPEI; via the coding sequence ATGGATTTAAGTGACCAACAACTGGATATGCTAAAAGAAATGGGAAATATTGGTGCCTCACACGCAGCGACGTCTCTTTCCCAGATGCTGATGAGTGAAATTGAGATGACTGTACCTGAGGTAGCTGTTATCGATATTTCTCAGATCGATCAATACTTCAACGAAGAAATTTCGGCTATGGTGGTATTCGAGATACAGGGAGAGATTGAGCCTGCAGGCTATATTGTCTACCATGTACCACGGTTATCAGCTATTCGGCTCACCAATACGATGCTTGGTTCGACCGATGAAGACCGGGAATTTAGTGAACTTGATGAAAGCGCAATCATTGAAATTGGAAATATCATGATTTCCCATTTCCTTGATGCAACAGCTGAACTCCTCGGTGTTGTCATGCTGCCTTCACCCCCTATGATGTCAATTGACATGGCCCTTGCAGCCTTTGAAAATATTCTTGCGCAGGTGGCAGTGGATATTAACGAAATCATCCTCTTCTCGACAGAACTGAAATCCAAAAATAACGATATCAGCAGTACGATTATTATGCTGCCTGAAGAAAAGACTCTCCGGCATATCCTCCAGCTTCTGAATAATCTTATTAACCCAGAGATATAG
- a CDS encoding peptidylprolyl isomerase, with the protein MAVNEGSFIKLRFTGLSDGIVFDTTEEDKAREAGIFNPKKDYEPIVVRLGGMHIIPGLDEALIGKEVGEKGTVEIPPEKAYGPRDESMIRSAPIKNFAEKPQVGMRISSDGQEGVVASIVGKRAVVDFNHVLAGKTLTYEYEIEALVEDPKEQVEGLIDLYTGKTMDVELADGVLTVLLPPGINYDKRWGMARGILIHQIFEFIDGINEVVLKESYKRPAMPEETEEIEEADESSAPEESSEE; encoded by the coding sequence ATGGCAGTTAATGAAGGAAGTTTTATTAAACTGAGATTTACCGGCTTATCAGATGGTATCGTTTTTGATACAACTGAAGAAGACAAAGCAAGAGAAGCAGGTATTTTCAATCCAAAGAAAGACTATGAGCCAATTGTTGTGCGCCTTGGCGGTATGCACATCATCCCCGGCCTCGACGAGGCATTAATCGGCAAAGAGGTTGGCGAAAAGGGCACCGTTGAAATTCCTCCGGAGAAGGCATATGGCCCCCGTGACGAATCAATGATCCGGTCTGCTCCCATCAAAAACTTTGCGGAGAAACCCCAGGTCGGCATGAGGATCTCCTCTGACGGTCAGGAAGGTGTCGTTGCCAGTATTGTTGGAAAGCGTGCGGTCGTTGATTTCAACCATGTTCTTGCCGGAAAAACGCTTACCTACGAATATGAGATTGAGGCTCTTGTTGAGGACCCCAAGGAACAGGTAGAGGGTCTGATTGATCTGTATACCGGAAAAACCATGGATGTTGAACTCGCTGATGGCGTTCTCACCGTGCTTCTCCCTCCCGGAATCAATTATGACAAGAGATGGGGAATGGCTCGCGGCATCCTCATCCACCAGATCTTTGAATTCATCGATGGTATCAACGAGGTCGTCTTAAAAGAATCGTACAAGCGTCCCGCAATGCCGGAAGAAACAGAAGAGATTGAAGAAGCAGATGAATCTTCAGCACCTGAAGAATCATCCGAAGAATAA